In one Umezawaea sp. Da 62-37 genomic region, the following are encoded:
- a CDS encoding PLP-dependent aminotransferase family protein: MTRSWTSSVDAHLDWTPGGGRAELADAVRAAIRDGRWRPGAVVPSTRALAHDLGIARGTVTRVYTDLTAEGYLSTSQGAPTRVATAGAEPRSGPPVTSAGREPRWNLMPGRPDPSLFPREAWLAATKRVVQRTPNETFGYGDPAGAPALREALAIYLGRSRGVRADPARIVVCAGFTQAVALLGRALRDLGSTRMAFEDPSFHMFRDIAAAAGQHVVVVPVDDDGLRVSELDSPAVVVTPAHQSPLGVTMAPARRTALVRSGAIVVEDDYDGEFRFDRQQVGALQALAPEQVVYTGTASKTLAPSLRLAWMVLPRALVDPVSEALLSSGARPSALDQLVLADLISSGAYDRHVRRCRLEYRSRRDRLVAALPRDLPVRGISAGLHLVLPLPLAAEAHVPAAAARHSLAIQPLSRFWVGPAHREGGVVVGYGASTRHAFGGALAALLAVVHELTG; the protein is encoded by the coding sequence ATGACACGTTCGTGGACCAGTTCCGTCGACGCGCACCTCGACTGGACCCCCGGCGGCGGCCGGGCCGAGTTGGCCGACGCGGTGCGCGCGGCCATCCGCGACGGGCGGTGGCGACCCGGCGCCGTCGTGCCGTCGACCCGCGCCCTCGCGCACGACCTCGGCATCGCGCGCGGCACCGTGACCAGGGTGTACACCGACCTGACCGCCGAGGGCTACCTGTCGACCAGCCAGGGCGCGCCGACCCGCGTGGCGACGGCGGGCGCCGAACCCCGGTCGGGGCCGCCCGTCACGAGCGCGGGCCGCGAACCCCGGTGGAACCTGATGCCCGGCCGCCCCGACCCGTCGCTGTTCCCGCGCGAGGCGTGGCTGGCCGCGACCAAGCGGGTCGTGCAGCGCACGCCCAACGAGACGTTCGGCTACGGCGACCCTGCCGGTGCCCCCGCGCTGCGCGAAGCCCTCGCCATCTACCTGGGGCGCAGCCGGGGCGTGCGCGCGGATCCGGCGCGGATCGTGGTGTGCGCGGGCTTCACCCAGGCCGTCGCCCTGCTCGGCCGGGCGCTGCGCGACCTGGGCAGCACCCGGATGGCGTTCGAGGACCCCTCGTTCCACATGTTCCGCGACATCGCGGCGGCGGCGGGCCAGCACGTGGTCGTCGTCCCGGTCGACGACGACGGCCTGCGGGTGTCCGAACTGGACAGTCCCGCGGTCGTCGTCACGCCCGCCCACCAGTCCCCGCTCGGTGTCACGATGGCGCCCGCCCGGCGCACCGCGCTGGTGCGCTCCGGCGCGATCGTCGTCGAGGACGACTACGACGGCGAGTTCCGGTTCGACCGCCAGCAGGTCGGCGCGCTCCAGGCGTTGGCGCCCGAGCAGGTCGTGTACACGGGCACCGCCAGCAAGACGCTCGCGCCGTCGCTGCGCCTGGCCTGGATGGTCCTCCCCCGCGCGCTGGTCGACCCGGTGAGCGAGGCGCTGCTGTCCAGCGGCGCCCGCCCCTCGGCACTCGACCAGCTGGTGCTCGCCGACCTGATCTCGTCGGGCGCCTACGACCGGCACGTCCGCCGGTGCAGACTCGAGTACCGCTCCCGCCGCGACCGGCTCGTCGCCGCCCTGCCCCGCGACCTCCCGGTGCGCGGCATCTCCGCGGGCCTGCACCTGGTGCTGCCGCTCCCGCTCGCCGCGGAGGCCCACGTCCCCGCCGCGGCCGCCCGGCACTCCCTCGCCATCCAGCCCCTGAGCCGGTTCTGGGTGGGCCCCGCCCACCGCGAGGGCGGCGTGGTCGTCGGGTACGGCGCGTCCACCAGGCACGCGTTCGGCGGCGCTCTGGCCGCACTGCTGGCGGTGGTCCACGAGCTGACCGGCTGA
- a CDS encoding carboxymuconolactone decarboxylase family protein: protein MTKRIQMNSGLAGPSKAMLALSAETTRAAKDNGLDHLLVELVKIRASQVNGCAFCLDMHTADAIKQGENPRRIFVLDAWREVDLFSDEERAALELTEAVTRLSETRDVPDDVYDRATAVFTEPQYQALLWMIVVINAWNRLSVTSRAPLPS, encoded by the coding sequence GTGACCAAGCGAATCCAGATGAACTCCGGCCTGGCAGGACCCAGCAAAGCCATGCTCGCCCTGTCCGCCGAGACCACCCGCGCGGCGAAGGACAACGGCCTCGACCACCTCCTCGTCGAACTGGTCAAGATCAGGGCGTCGCAGGTCAACGGGTGCGCGTTCTGCCTCGACATGCACACCGCCGACGCGATCAAGCAGGGCGAGAACCCGCGCCGGATCTTCGTGCTCGACGCCTGGCGCGAGGTCGACCTGTTCAGCGACGAGGAGCGCGCCGCGCTGGAGTTGACCGAGGCCGTCACCCGGCTCTCGGAGACGCGGGACGTGCCCGACGACGTCTACGACCGCGCGACCGCCGTGTTCACCGAACCCCAGTACCAGGCGCTGCTGTGGATGATCGTCGTCATCAACGCCTGGAACCGGCTGTCCGTCACGAGCCGCGCCCCGCTGCCGTCGTGA
- a CDS encoding ATP-dependent DNA ligase → MSTSEERDGVSLTNLDQALFDGSEATKRDLVDYLDAVRDRIIPVLRDRPLSVMRVRPGQAPFMQKNLPKYTPEWVPRLPIWAEASKREISYGLCDDRRTLLWFANQRAVEYHPTLYPRDRWDHPTHLVLDLDPPEENAFPLAVRAAHLVRRALADEGLAGAVKTSGAKGVHVFVPIEDTPADDVAAATRAIAARAERLDPEVATSAFIVEDRGGKVYLDSTRAGGATVAAAYSPRLRPGAPVSFPVTWDELDGVSPGDFTVRTAARLLGDRDPWAESMPAPQKLSAELIAEGHTIPVARVQAMHEGKRRARARRGE, encoded by the coding sequence ATGAGCACTTCGGAGGAGCGCGACGGGGTGTCGCTGACCAACCTCGACCAGGCCCTGTTCGACGGTTCGGAAGCGACCAAGCGCGACCTCGTCGACTACCTGGACGCGGTGCGCGACCGCATCATCCCGGTGCTGCGCGACCGGCCGCTGTCGGTGATGCGGGTGCGGCCGGGGCAGGCGCCGTTCATGCAGAAGAACCTGCCGAAGTACACGCCGGAGTGGGTGCCCAGGCTGCCGATCTGGGCCGAGGCGTCGAAGCGGGAGATCTCCTACGGGCTGTGCGACGACCGGCGGACGCTGCTGTGGTTCGCGAACCAGCGCGCGGTCGAGTACCACCCCACGCTCTACCCGCGCGACCGGTGGGACCACCCGACCCACCTCGTGCTCGACCTCGACCCGCCGGAGGAGAACGCCTTCCCGCTGGCCGTGCGGGCCGCCCACCTGGTGCGCCGCGCCCTGGCCGATGAAGGCCTTGCCGGCGCGGTGAAGACCAGTGGCGCCAAGGGCGTGCACGTGTTCGTGCCGATCGAGGACACCCCGGCCGACGACGTCGCCGCCGCCACCCGCGCGATCGCCGCCCGCGCCGAACGCCTCGACCCGGAGGTGGCCACGTCGGCGTTCATCGTGGAGGACCGCGGCGGCAAGGTGTACCTGGACTCGACCCGCGCGGGCGGCGCCACCGTCGCCGCCGCGTACAGCCCGCGCCTGCGTCCGGGGGCGCCGGTGTCGTTCCCGGTGACGTGGGACGAGCTGGACGGGGTGTCGCCCGGCGACTTCACGGTGCGGACTGCGGCGCGGCTGCTCGGCGACCGCGACCCGTGGGCCGAGTCGATGCCCGCGCCGCAGAAGCTGAGCGCGGAGCTGATCGCCGAGGGCCACACGATCCCCGTCGCCCGCGTGCAGGCGATGCACGAGGGCAAGCGGCGGGCTCGTGCCCGGCGCGGGGAGTAG
- a CDS encoding phosphotransferase — protein MLTRISGHAAVSAALAALDDDGLADLLAGATRLRTGIGGTALALDVAGTRVFVKKVPLTELELRPENVRSTANLFGLPAFFQYGIGSAGFGAWRELAAHTATTAWVLAGDCAAFPLMHHWRVLPGTSPTPDEHDDLERAVEYWGGSAGVRARFEGLRRSPAQLVLFLEFLPQTVHHWLLDRVADGGEVLDAALEMVHRDLVAGAEFMASRGLVHFDAHFDNIMTDGERLYFADFGLTTSSEFGLSAEEAEFFEAHRAYDRCYTAAHLLGWFGRNFDVLPASAEALARHYAPVAELIDPFFHDLHARDRETPYPSAELERALAGLPPWRGAGKVTR, from the coding sequence GTGCTGACCCGGATCTCCGGCCACGCCGCGGTGTCCGCCGCGCTGGCGGCGCTGGACGACGACGGGCTCGCCGACCTGCTGGCGGGTGCGACGCGGCTGCGCACGGGCATCGGCGGCACGGCGCTGGCGCTGGACGTGGCGGGCACGCGGGTGTTCGTGAAGAAGGTGCCGCTGACCGAGCTGGAGCTGCGGCCGGAGAACGTCCGGTCCACGGCGAACCTGTTCGGGCTGCCCGCGTTCTTCCAGTACGGCATCGGGTCGGCCGGGTTCGGCGCGTGGCGGGAATTGGCCGCGCACACCGCGACCACCGCCTGGGTGCTGGCGGGCGACTGCGCGGCGTTCCCGCTGATGCACCACTGGCGGGTGCTGCCGGGGACGTCGCCGACCCCCGACGAGCACGACGACCTGGAGCGCGCGGTCGAGTACTGGGGCGGGTCGGCGGGGGTGCGGGCGCGGTTCGAGGGGTTGCGCCGGTCACCCGCGCAGCTGGTGCTGTTCCTGGAGTTCCTGCCGCAGACCGTGCACCACTGGTTGCTCGACCGGGTCGCCGACGGCGGCGAGGTGCTGGACGCGGCACTGGAGATGGTGCACCGCGACCTCGTGGCGGGCGCGGAATTCATGGCGTCGCGCGGGCTGGTGCACTTCGACGCGCACTTCGACAACATCATGACCGACGGCGAACGGCTGTACTTCGCCGACTTCGGGCTGACGACGAGTTCGGAGTTCGGGCTGTCCGCCGAGGAGGCGGAGTTCTTCGAGGCGCACCGCGCCTACGACCGCTGCTACACCGCCGCCCACCTCCTCGGCTGGTTCGGCCGCAACTTCGACGTGCTGCCCGCCTCCGCCGAGGCGCTGGCGCGGCACTACGCGCCGGTCGCCGAGCTGATCGACCCGTTCTTCCACGACCTGCACGCCCGCGACCGCGAGACCCCGTACCCGAGCGCCGAACTGGAACGGGCGCTGGCCGGGTTGCCCCCGTGGCGCGGTGCGGGGAAAGTGACCCGATGA